Proteins co-encoded in one Hyla sarda isolate aHylSar1 chromosome 4, aHylSar1.hap1, whole genome shotgun sequence genomic window:
- the LOC130368761 gene encoding cholesterol 25-hydroxylase-like protein 1, member 2, translating into MAAAVAQWYWRPPCPLPEEAPSILDVVFGVTASLLLFDFQYFIWHMIHHKNRWLYKTFHAIHHEYMAPFSLATQCLGGWELVTVGFWTTINPIIFRCHILTTWLFMVFHVYISVEDHCGYDFPWSTSRLIPYGIYGGPIKHDLHHQKPMSNYAPHFTHWDKIFGTHADFTSVKGILEGDTPNKTCCASKQEDNLYDESVSPTDRVAEERRI; encoded by the exons ATGGCAG CTGCTGTTGCCCAGTGGTACTGGAGACCTCCATGCCCATTGCCAGAAGAAGCTCCAAGCATTTTGGATGTAGTGTTTGGCGTGACGGCAAGCCTTCTGCTATTTGATTTTCAATATTTTATTTGGCACATGATCCATCACAAGAACAGGTGGCTTTACAAGACATTCCATGCCATCCATCATGAATACATGGCTCCTTTTTCCTTAGCCACTCAGTGTCTTGGGGGTTGGGAGCTGGTGACTGTGGGATTCTGGACCACAATAAACCCTATAATCTTCAGGTGTCACATTCTCACAACCTGGCTATTTATGGTATTTCATGTATATATCTCTGTGGAAGACCATTGTGGTTACGATTTTCCCTGGTCCACCTCACGGCTCATACCATATGGGATCTATGGAGGGCCTATAAAACATGATCTACATCATCAGAAACCCATGAGCAACTATGCCCCTCATTTTACACATTGGGATAAAATCTTTGGCACCCATGCAGACTTTACATCTGTCAAAGGCATTCTGGAGGGTGACACTCCAAATAAAACCTGCTGTGCTAGTAAACAAGAGGATAATCTTTATGATGAAAGTGTCTCACCAACAGACAGAGTTGCCGAAGAAAGGAGAATTTAA